The Coregonus clupeaformis isolate EN_2021a chromosome 13, ASM2061545v1, whole genome shotgun sequence genome includes a region encoding these proteins:
- the LOC121579636 gene encoding G-protein coupled receptor 12-like — protein sequence MLCDDSLSAAAMSNQFKNTSSSTWDVQEGGNSTPPPSFQFELEPVAISVNPWDIVLCVTGTLMSCENAIVLALIIYTPTLKAPMFVLIGSLAFADLLAGLGLIVNFTITYIFDTGFVTLLSAGLLITAFSASILNILAITVDRYLSLYNALTYHTERTAIFTIVTLVLIWVTSITLGALPIMGWNCLEDETTCSICAPIDKNHAAALAVTFLFVFALILQLYLQICKIAFRHAQQIAVQQQFMNTSHSSSPTTKGVSTLSIILGTFALCWIPFAMYSLVADIGYPPIYTYVTALPAICHSMINPIIYAFRNPDIQKSMRLACCCGCVSSNFSLRQRTPSDV from the exons ATGCTCTG tGATGATTCACTCTCTGCCGCAGCAATGAGTAACCAATTCAAAAACACCTCTTCCTCAACCTGGGATGTTCAAGAAGGAGGGAATTCCACGCCACCTCCATCATTCCAGTTCGAGCTGGAACCGGTGGCCATAAGCGTCAACCCCTGGGATATAGTCCTGTGTGTCACGGGAACCCTAATGTCCTGCGAAAATGCAATCGTCCTTGCCTTAATTATTTACACGCCCACCCTGAAAGCGCCCATGTTCGTGTTGATAGGGAGTTTGGCTTTCGCGGACCTACTGGCGGGGCTTGGTTTGATAGTGAATTTCACCATCACCTACATTTTTGATACGGGATTCGTGACGCTGCTATCAGCTGGACTGCTCATCACTGCTTTTTCGGCCTCCATTCTCAATATCCTGGCAATCACTGTGGATAGATACCTCTCCCTTTACAACGCACTGACTTACCACACGGAAAGAACGGCGATTTTTACCATCGTCACCCTGGTGCTCATTTGGGTGACTAGCATCACTCTGGGCGCGCTACCGATCATGGGATGGAACTGCCTTGAGGATGAGACGACTTGCAGCATTTGCGCCCCCATTGATAAAAATCACGCCGCCGCACTGGCGGTGACTTTTCTTTTTGTATTTGCACTTATTTTGCAACTATACCTCCAGATTTGCAAGATTGCTTTTCGGCATGCACAGCAAATCGCCGTGCAGCAGCAGTTCATGAAtacctcccactcctcctcccccaccactAAAGGGGTATCCACCCTCTCCATTATCCTTGGCACCTTTGCATTGTGCTGGATCCCTTTCGCCATGTACTCTCTGGTGGCGGACATCGGATACCCCCCTATCTATACCTACGTCACCGCTCTCCCGGCCATTTGTCACTCTATGATAAACCCCATCATTTATGCTTTCAGAAATCCCGACATTCAGAAATCTATGAGACTCGCGTGTTGTTGTGGATGTGTATCTTCCAACTTTTCTCTGAGACAAAGGACACCAAGTGATGTATAG